Below is a window of Mycobacterium dioxanotrophicus DNA.
ACCGGCTACGGAACGCCCTGAGGTAGTCGCGCGCTCGGCGGCGCAGCGCCTCCTCGTCCACCACGATGGCCGGCGTGCCGTACTGCTCGGCGAGGTCGTCGAGCCGGCAGCCGCCGACCATCAGGGTGCCGTCGGTGTCGGGGCGGGTTCCGGGCGGGAACAGGCCGATCAGGTCTTGCGCGGTGTGGCTGATCAGGTCGGTGGACACCGCCTCAGCGTGCCACTCGTGCTCCGCCGCGTGAGCAGGTTGACCAAACGCGACGAAATCCGTGGTGGTGCCGTGGGCGACGCTTCGGCTAGTCTGTCTGTAACGATCCTTACAGAAGGGTGGGCATGGACGCTCCGGCCACGAGAAGGCAACAGCAGGGCGCGAATTCGCGCGAACAGATCCTCGACGCCACCGAGCGCCTGATGGCCACGCGCGGCTATGCCGCGACCGCGATCAGCGACATCCGCAAGGCGTCCGGGCTTCCGGCCAGCTCGATCTACTGGCACTTCGGCTCCAAGGACGGTGTGCTCGCCGCGGTCATGGAACGGGGCGTCGACCGCTTCTTCGCCGCGATTCCACGCGACGGCACCATCGACGAACAACTGACCGTCACCTCCGGCCTGCAGGACCAGCATCCGGACTTCCTGCGGCTGTTCTACCTGCTGTCCATGGAACGCACCGATGATCCGGCGGTGGCGGCGGTGGTCCGCCGGGCGCGGGGCACCGCGATCGCCCGCTTCGGCGCGGCGGTGCGGCAGCAACTGCCCGCCGACCTCGAGCCCGACCGCGCCGAGCGGGTAGTGGCCGAACTCACCGCGTTCGCCGTCGCGCAGTCCGACGGCATCTTCTACGCCAGACACCTCGAACCCGACACCACCGACGTCGCCGTCATGTACCGCAGGCTGTGGCAGGCCGTCACGGCGCTCATCCCGATTCTGTTGGAGGAACCGTGACGATCACCAGGACCGCCGTCATCACCGGGGCCAACACCGGCCTGGGCTTCGAATGTGCCCGCGCGCTGTTGGATTCCGATTCCGGCTGGCATGTGCTGCTGGCGGTGCGTGACCCCGGTCGCGGTGCGGACGCCGCCGCGGCGCTCGGACATCCGGGACGGACGGCCGTCGTCGCGCTCGACCTCGCGTCGCTGCACTCCGTCGACGAATTCGCCTGCACCCTCAGCCAACTCGATGTTCCGCCGGTGCAGGCCCTGGTGTGCAACGCCGGAGTGCAGCTGCTCTCGGGTTCGCGCACCACGCGCGACGGTTACGAGATGACCTTCGGCGTCAACCATCTCGGTCATTTCGCGCTGGTTCGGCGGCTGCTC
It encodes the following:
- a CDS encoding TetR/AcrR family transcriptional regulator, coding for MDAPATRRQQQGANSREQILDATERLMATRGYAATAISDIRKASGLPASSIYWHFGSKDGVLAAVMERGVDRFFAAIPRDGTIDEQLTVTSGLQDQHPDFLRLFYLLSMERTDDPAVAAVVRRARGTAIARFGAAVRQQLPADLEPDRAERVVAELTAFAVAQSDGIFYARHLEPDTTDVAVMYRRLWQAVTALIPILLEEP